The Bradyrhizobium betae genomic interval TCTGCGAGAACATCTACTTCATGGGCTCGGCCTCGAAGACGCCGCACATGCAGGGCGGCTTCGCCAATTACTTCGACGCCATCCCGGCGCAATGCGTGAAGATCCCCGGTCACGTCTCCTATCAGGCCGCAGCGCTCGCCGAGCCGCTCGCGGTCTGCCTGCACGCGGTCGCGCGCGCCGGCAACATCGAGGGCAAGCGGGGCATCATCTTCGGCGCCGGCCCGATCGGGCTTCTGACCATGCTCGCCGCGCACCGCGCCGGCATGGCCGACATCACGGTGGCCGACATCGCGCCGGCGCCTCTGGCATTTGCGACCAAGCTTGGTGCATCGCATGTCGAGAACGTCTCAGCTGGCGAGGAAGGTCTGAAGGCGCAGGCCGCATCGCGTCCTTACGATGTCGCGTTCGAAGTTTCGGGCACGGCGGCGGGCCTTGCGAGTGCGATCGGGATCGTCAGGCGCGGCGGCATTGTGGTGCAGATCGGCAATCTGCCGGGCGGCCAGATTTCGGTGCCGGCCAATGCGGTGATGGCCAAGGAGATCGACCTGCGCGGCTCGTTCCGCTTCGGGCTCGAATTCATGACAGCGGTCGAGTTGATCGGCGCCGGCAGCGTCGACGTGCTGTCGCTGGTCACCGCCGAACGGCCGCTGTCCACGGCACCCGACGCGCTGCGGCTGGCGCTCGACCGCTCGCAGAGCGTCAAGGTCGTGCTGACCGCAAACTGATCGGAGGAAACGTACATGATGCTCGAGGGATGGCGCTGGTACGGGCCCGATGATCCGGTGTCCTTGGATGACGTCAGGCAGGCCGGGGCGAGCGATATCGTCTCGGCTCTGCATCAGGTGCCGATCGGCGAGGCCTGGACGCGCAAGGCGGTCGAGGAACGCAAGAACTTCATCGAGAACGGCCAGCCCGGCCGTTCGCAATTGACATGGTCGGTGGTGGAATCGATTCCGATCCCCGACGACGTCAAGCGTCTTGGGGCTAAGGCGACGCAGTCGATCGAGGCGTGGATCGCGAGCCTGGAGGCGGTGGCCGCCTCGGGCATCAAGATCATCTGCTACAATTTCATGCCCGTGGTCGACTGGTGCCGCACTGATCTCGAATGGGAGCTGCCGAACGGCGCCCGTGCCATGCGCTTCGACCAGGACCGCTTTGCCGCGTTCGAGCTGCATATCCTCAAGCGTCCGGCCGCCGCACAGGACTATTCGCCGGAGCAGCAGGCGCGCGCAAAGATGCTGTTCGACAAGATG includes:
- a CDS encoding L-idonate 5-dehydrogenase, with the translated sequence MTSTALAATLFGPEDLRMVEHPLANLADGMVRIRFGAGGICGSDMHYFRHARTGDFVVKSPLVLGHEISGEVVEISGAAANLKIGDRVAVNPSRWCGHCVACREGRPNLCENIYFMGSASKTPHMQGGFANYFDAIPAQCVKIPGHVSYQAAALAEPLAVCLHAVARAGNIEGKRGIIFGAGPIGLLTMLAAHRAGMADITVADIAPAPLAFATKLGASHVENVSAGEEGLKAQAASRPYDVAFEVSGTAAGLASAIGIVRRGGIVVQIGNLPGGQISVPANAVMAKEIDLRGSFRFGLEFMTAVELIGAGSVDVLSLVTAERPLSTAPDALRLALDRSQSVKVVLTAN